The Apium graveolens cultivar Ventura chromosome 11, ASM990537v1, whole genome shotgun sequence genome has a window encoding:
- the LOC141697179 gene encoding disease resistance protein RML1A-like isoform X1, with translation MAASTSYNQIPSSTLPLSPTGTLWDVFLSFRGKDTRYTFTDHLYHALHRNGIRAFKDDPGLRSGDVISDMLIQAIQESKTYIVVLSENYASSSWCLDELVEILRCHKTINRLVVPVFYYIDPHAVRHQIKSFEEVFGKHQTRFGTEKVDKWRLTLNEVAGFSGYHTDENRSQAEIIDKVVDRILFETNPMTLDVAKYPIGLDSRVEEIKTLFNGVVESVIKIGIYGMGGVGKTTLAKAVYNLHHHHFPGSCFLENVREVSRTKGPVFLQQQLINNVLKRKDIHIDSVNQGNEFIRARICSRKVLIVIDDLDDPKPLEYLQGSFAEGSVIIITTRDEDLLDRIEVKAKYKVNHMDKKESLRLFTQHAFGEEKKMHTFPELSKMILKHAGGLPLALQVFGSILRNQPEDGWKSFIYKLKRAPIGDVEENLMISFDALKSVDPDLQDIFLDIACFFIGLDEKEVTKILETYYTFVSYKLHLLHKRCLITISDHGLRMHDLLEEIGRKIACNNYSDEPGKHTRLWKRENIEAVLKHYKGTEAIRAIGYQSLFKRTFDAKSFKKMNKLRFLFLNNVNVTGSFKKTFEDLRCLRWIGCPLKCLPSNFYPPKLVVLDLFYSKLKTLGHLNKVYTMLKTLDMSHSTDLITAPDFTLLPCLETLNLQGCSNLGRLPDSICSLRALEVLNVNDCRGLEALPAELGTIESLKELRAERLSVSKLPDSIGRLSNLVELSLGGNKNLEILADSICSLRALEVLSVGNCRKLEALPTELGSIESLKMLRAGSLSVSTLPDSIGCLSNLVELNLGYNTNLETLPDSICHLRSLEILDISDCEKLEELPDQLGMITCLRKLKLSNDTMLRVLPDISRLLNIEGLNLDYCSNLLSISGLPLNLESISAQWCKLLKRLPDLSSLKHLKKLDLTNCEALKEIQGLEEVTSLEDLRLVYCRSLEILPNLNNVKHLGLLYPSPTWMSEKIGGLKLTGCGNLLSISELPSNLGWIDAVLCKSLRRIQDLSNLKQLKWLDLSNCEVLTELPGLEEVTSLQDLCLCNCRSLERLPNLCNLKHLKRFTLDPCEALEEIIGLEGLTSLEYLYLSNCGSMARLPNLCNLKHLKMLNLTNCEALKEIQGLEEVTSLEDLRLDNCRSLKRLPNLCNLKHLKMLNLANCVALKEIQGLEEVTSLKDLHLDNCRSLNRLPNLCNLKHLKKLDLTNCSGLTEIQGLEELTSLRELHLAGCNSSLLTCTLRRRLYEILSGFGHLVEIYIGRGSLERYRCHLNLGIQLELGSHASHNFLAFIFAFEDFRSGFPCNYWVKNITRGGAIWNGYLNSISHSESLMIIVPNSILSIRGGDIIELKSNQRAACGIYPLYTDNVEEERSYKRLKAASVFFN, from the exons ATGGCTGCATCCACAAGTTATAATCAAATCCCATCTTCAACTTTACCTTTATCTCCTACTGGTACACTGTGGGACGTTTTTTTAAGTTTCAGAGGTAAAGATACACGCTATACATTTACTGATCATCTTTACCATGCTCTACATCGCAATGGCATTCGAGCGTTTAAGGATGACCCTGGGCTACGTAGCGGAGATGTAATCTCAGATATGTTGATCCAAGCTATTCAGGAATCCAAGACATACATTGTTGTACTCTCGGAAAACTATGCTTCTTCATCATGGTGCCTTGATGAGCTGGTAGAGATCCTCCGTTGTCACAAGACAATAAACAGATTGGTTGTTCCTGTATTTTACTACATTGATCCACACGCTGTTAGACACCAAATCAAGAGTTTTGAAGAAGTTTTCGGAAAACATCAAACTCGTTTTGGAACGGAAAAAGTGGACAAATGGCGCCTTACACTAAATGAAGTTGCTGGCTTTTCTGGATATCATACTGATGAAAACAg GTCTCAAGCTGAAATTATTGATAAAGTTGTTGATAGAATTTTATTTGAAACAAATCCAATGACATTGGATGTTGCCAAATATCCCATTGGGTTGGATTCTCGTGTTGAAGAGATAAAAACATTGTTCAATGGTGTCGTCGAATCTGTCATTAAGATTGGTATATATGGTATGGGTGGAGTTGGTAAAACAACTCTTGCTAAAGCTGTGTATAATCTTCACCATCACCACTTTCCAGGCAGCTGCTTCCTAGAAAATGTCAGGGAGGTGTCAAGAACAAAAGGCCCTGTGTTTTTACAACAGCAACTTATTAATAATGTTCTAAAGCGCAAAGACATTCACATTGACAGTGTTAACCAAGGAAATGAGTTTATACGAGCTAGAATTTgttcaagaaaagttcttattGTTATTGATGATTTGGATGACCCGAAACCACTAGAATATTTACAAGGATCATTTGCTGAGGGGAGCGTGATCATAATAACAACAAGAGATGAAGATTTGTTGGATAGAATCGAAGTAAAAGCAAAATACAAGGTAAATCACATGGATAAAAAGGAGTCTCTCCGACTTTTTACCCAACATGCATTtggagaagaaaaaaaaatgcaCACATTCCCTGAATTGTCCAAAATGATCCTAAAACATGCAGGAGGGCTTCCATTAGCTCTTCAGGTTTTTGGCTCCATCTTGCGTAACCAACCCGAGGATGGATGGAAATCATTCATATACAAATTGAAGCGAGCTCCAATTGGCGATGTGGAAGAAAACCTTATGATCAGCTTTGATGCATTGAAATCGGTTGACCCTGATCTGCAAGATATTTTTCTAGATATTGCTTGTTTCTTTATTGGATTGGATGAAAAAGAGGTTACTAAAATACTGGAAACTTATTACACATTTGTCAGTTATAAACTTCATCTTCTCCATAAAAGATGTCTTATAACAATTAGTGATCATGGGTTGAGGATGCATGATCTGCTTGAGGAAATAGGAAGGAAAATTGCATGTAATAACTATTCGGATGAGCCTGGAAAACATACCAGATTGTGGAAAAGGGAAAATATAGAGGCCGTGTTAAAGCATTATAAG gGAACAGAAGCAATTCGTGCTATTGGCTACCAGTCCTTGTTCAAAAGAACTTTCGATGCCAAATCATTTAAAAAGATGAACAAATTAAGATTTTTGTTCCTGAACAACGTAAATGTCACGGGAAGCTTTAAAAAAACATTTGAAGATTTGAGGTGTCTCCGCTGGATCGGTTGTCCTCTCAAATGTTTACCTTCTAATTTTTACCCGCCAAAACTGGTTGTCCTTGATTTGTTTTACAGCAAGTTGAAAACATTGGGGCATCTAAACAAG GTTTATACAATGTTAAAGACTCTAGACATGTCACATTCTACAGATTTAATCACAGCACCCGACTTCACTCTGTTACCGTGTCTTGAAACTTTAAATCTTCAGGGTTGTAGTAATCTGGGACGTCTTCCGGACAGCATTTGTAGCTTGAGAGCATTGGAAGTTCTAAATGTTAATGACTGCAGGGGACTGGAAGCGCTGCCTGCAGAACTGGGAACTATTGAATCCTTAAAAGAGCTCAGAGCGGAGCGTCTAAGTGTTTCAAAATTACCGGATTCGATCGGACGTCTGAGTAATCTTGTTGAGTTGTCTTTAGGTGGTAACAAGAACCTTGAAATTCTTGCGGACAGTATATGTAGCTTGAGAGCATTGGAAGTTCTGAGCGTTGGTAACTGCAGAAAACTGGAAGCGTTGCCTACAGAACTGGGATCTATTGAATCCTTAAAAATGCTCAGAGCGGGGAGTCTAAGTGTTTCGACATTACCAGATTCGATCGGATGCCTGAGTAATCTTGTTGAATTGAATTTAGGTTATAACACTAACCTTGAAACTCTTCCAGACAGCATTTGCCACTTGAGATCACTGGAAATTCTAGATATTAGTGATTGTGAGAAGCTCGAAGAATTGCCGGATCAACTAGGAATGATTACATGCTTAAGAAAGCTAAAATTATCGAACGATACTATGTTGAGAGTCCTTCCTGACATTAGTCGGCTTTTGAACATAGAAGGTCTTAATCTTGATTATTGTTCTAATTTGTTGTCCATTTCAGGACTTCCTCTTAATCTGGAAAGTATATCGGCACAATGGTGTAAGTTATTAAAAAGATTACCAGACCTATCCAGTTTGAAACATTTGAAGAAGTTGGACCTTACAAATTGTGAAGCTTTGAAAGAGATTCAGGGCTTGGAAGAAGTCACTTCTTTAGAAGATCTTCGCCTTGTTTATTGTAGGTCTTTGGAAATATTACCAAATCTAAACAATGTGAAACACTTAGGGTTATTGTACCCTTCGCCTACTTGGATGTCGGAAAAGATAGGAGGCTTGAAACTTACTGGTTGTGGTAATCTGTTGTCCATTTCAGAACTTCCTTCTAATCTGGGATGGATTGATGCAGTTCTTTGTAAATCTTTAAGAAGAATACAAGACCTATCCAATTTGAAACAGTTAAAATGGTTGGACCTTAGTAACTGTGAAGTTTTGACAGAGCTTCCAGGCTTGGAAGAAGTCACTTCTTTACAAGATCTTTGCCTTTGTAATTGTAGGTCTTTGGAAAGATTACCAAATCTATGCAATTTGAAGCATTTGAAGAGGTTCACCCTTGATCCTTGTGAAGCTTTGGAAGAGATTATAGGCTTGGAAGGACTCACTTCTTTAGAATATCTTTATCTTAGTAACTGTGGGTCGATGGCAAGATTACCAAATCTGTGCAATTTGAAGCATTTGAAAATGTTGAACCTTACAAATTGTGAAGCTTTGAAAGAGATTCAAGGCTTAGAAGAAGTCACTTCTTTAGAAGATCTTCGCCTTGATAATTGTAGGTCTTTAAAAAGATTACCAAATCTATGCAATTTGAAGCATTTGAAGATGTTGAACCTTGCAAATTGTGTAGCTTTGAAAGAGATTCAAGGCTTAGAAGAAGTCACTTCTTTAAAAGATCTTCACCTTGATAATTGTAGGTCTTTAAATAGATTACCAAATCTATGCAATCTGAAACATTTGAAGAAGTTGGACCTTACAAATTGTAGTGGTTTGACAGAGATTCAAGGCTTGGAGGAACTCACTTCTTTACGAGAACTTCACTTGGCAGGATGCAATTCATCTCTTCTGACATGCACTTTGAGAAGGCGTTTGTATGAG ATATTGTCTGGATTTGGGCATCTAGTTGAAATTTACATTGGGAGAGGTAGTCTAGAAAGATACAGATGTCATTTGAATTTGGGCATACAGTTGGAATTAGGGTCACACGCATCACACAATTTCCTGGCCTTCATCTTTGCCTTTGAAGATTTTCGCAGTGGTTTTCCATGTAACTATTGGGTCAAGAATATCACAAGAGGTGGTGCTATATGGAATGGTTATTTGAATTCAATATCACATTCTGAATCTTTGATGATAATAGTACCAAATTCAATCTTGTCAATCAGAGGCGGTgatataattgaattaaaatcaaatCAACGAGCGGCTTGTGGGATATATCCACTGTACACTGACAATGTAGAAGAAGAACGAAGCTACAAGCGCTTGAAAGCTGCCAGTGTTTTCTTCAATTAA
- the LOC141697179 gene encoding disease resistance protein RML1A-like isoform X2: protein MAASTSYNQIPSSTLPLSPTGTLWDVFLSFRGKDTRYTFTDHLYHALHRNGIRAFKDDPGLRSGDVISDMLIQAIQESKTYIVVLSENYASSSWCLDELVEILRCHKTINRLVVPVFYYIDPHAVRHQIKSFEEVFGKHQTRFGTEKVDKWRLTLNEVAGFSGYHTDENRSQAEIIDKVVDRILFETNPMTLDVAKYPIGLDSRVEEIKTLFNGVVESVIKIGIYGMGGVGKTTLAKAVYNLHHHHFPGSCFLENVREVSRTKGPVFLQQQLINNVLKRKDIHIDSVNQGNEFIRARICSRKVLIVIDDLDDPKPLEYLQGSFAEGSVIIITTRDEDLLDRIEVKAKYKVNHMDKKESLRLFTQHAFGEEKKMHTFPELSKMILKHAGGLPLALQVFGSILRNQPEDGWKSFIYKLKRAPIGDVEENLMISFDALKSVDPDLQDIFLDIACFFIGLDEKEVTKILETYYTFVSYKLHLLHKRCLITISDHGLRMHDLLEEIGRKIACNNYSDEPGKHTRLWKRENIEAVLKHYKGTEAIRAIGYQSLFKRTFDAKSFKKMNKLRFLFLNNVNVTGSFKKTFEDLRCLRWIGCPLKCLPSNFYPPKLVVLDLFYSKLKTLGHLNKVYTMLKTLDMSHSTDLITAPDFTLLPCLETLNLQGCSNLGRLPDSICSLRALEVLNVNDCRGLEALPAELGTIESLKELRAERLSVSKLPDSIGRLSNLVELSLGGNKNLEILADSICSLRALEVLSVGNCRKLEALPTELGSIESLKMLRAGSLSVSTLPDSIGCLSNLVELNLGYNTNLETLPDSICHLRSLEILDISDCEKLEELPDQLGMITCLRKLKLSNDTMLRVLPDISRLLNIEGLNLDYCSNLLSISGLPLNLESISAQWCKLLKRLPDLSSLKHLKKLDLTNCEALKEIQGLEEVTSLEDLRLVYCRSLEILPNLNNVKHLGLLYPSPTWMSEKIGGLKLTGCGNLLSISELPSNLGWIDAVLCKSLRRIQDLSNLKQLKWLDLSNCEVLTELPGLEEVTSLQDLCLCNCRSLERLPNLCNLKHLKRFTLDPCEALEEIIGLEGLTSLEYLYLSNCGSMARLPNLCNLKHLKMLNLTNCEALKEIQGLEEVTSLEDLRLDNCRSLKRLPNLCNLKHLKMLNLANCVALKEIQGLEEVTSLKDLHLDNCRSLNRLPNLCNLKHLKKLDLTNCSGLTEIQGLEELTSLRELHLAGCNSSLLTCTLRRRLYEILSGFGHLVEIYIGRGSLERYRCHLNLGIQLELGSHASHNFLAFIFAFEDFRSGFPCNYWVKNITREAVI from the exons ATGGCTGCATCCACAAGTTATAATCAAATCCCATCTTCAACTTTACCTTTATCTCCTACTGGTACACTGTGGGACGTTTTTTTAAGTTTCAGAGGTAAAGATACACGCTATACATTTACTGATCATCTTTACCATGCTCTACATCGCAATGGCATTCGAGCGTTTAAGGATGACCCTGGGCTACGTAGCGGAGATGTAATCTCAGATATGTTGATCCAAGCTATTCAGGAATCCAAGACATACATTGTTGTACTCTCGGAAAACTATGCTTCTTCATCATGGTGCCTTGATGAGCTGGTAGAGATCCTCCGTTGTCACAAGACAATAAACAGATTGGTTGTTCCTGTATTTTACTACATTGATCCACACGCTGTTAGACACCAAATCAAGAGTTTTGAAGAAGTTTTCGGAAAACATCAAACTCGTTTTGGAACGGAAAAAGTGGACAAATGGCGCCTTACACTAAATGAAGTTGCTGGCTTTTCTGGATATCATACTGATGAAAACAg GTCTCAAGCTGAAATTATTGATAAAGTTGTTGATAGAATTTTATTTGAAACAAATCCAATGACATTGGATGTTGCCAAATATCCCATTGGGTTGGATTCTCGTGTTGAAGAGATAAAAACATTGTTCAATGGTGTCGTCGAATCTGTCATTAAGATTGGTATATATGGTATGGGTGGAGTTGGTAAAACAACTCTTGCTAAAGCTGTGTATAATCTTCACCATCACCACTTTCCAGGCAGCTGCTTCCTAGAAAATGTCAGGGAGGTGTCAAGAACAAAAGGCCCTGTGTTTTTACAACAGCAACTTATTAATAATGTTCTAAAGCGCAAAGACATTCACATTGACAGTGTTAACCAAGGAAATGAGTTTATACGAGCTAGAATTTgttcaagaaaagttcttattGTTATTGATGATTTGGATGACCCGAAACCACTAGAATATTTACAAGGATCATTTGCTGAGGGGAGCGTGATCATAATAACAACAAGAGATGAAGATTTGTTGGATAGAATCGAAGTAAAAGCAAAATACAAGGTAAATCACATGGATAAAAAGGAGTCTCTCCGACTTTTTACCCAACATGCATTtggagaagaaaaaaaaatgcaCACATTCCCTGAATTGTCCAAAATGATCCTAAAACATGCAGGAGGGCTTCCATTAGCTCTTCAGGTTTTTGGCTCCATCTTGCGTAACCAACCCGAGGATGGATGGAAATCATTCATATACAAATTGAAGCGAGCTCCAATTGGCGATGTGGAAGAAAACCTTATGATCAGCTTTGATGCATTGAAATCGGTTGACCCTGATCTGCAAGATATTTTTCTAGATATTGCTTGTTTCTTTATTGGATTGGATGAAAAAGAGGTTACTAAAATACTGGAAACTTATTACACATTTGTCAGTTATAAACTTCATCTTCTCCATAAAAGATGTCTTATAACAATTAGTGATCATGGGTTGAGGATGCATGATCTGCTTGAGGAAATAGGAAGGAAAATTGCATGTAATAACTATTCGGATGAGCCTGGAAAACATACCAGATTGTGGAAAAGGGAAAATATAGAGGCCGTGTTAAAGCATTATAAG gGAACAGAAGCAATTCGTGCTATTGGCTACCAGTCCTTGTTCAAAAGAACTTTCGATGCCAAATCATTTAAAAAGATGAACAAATTAAGATTTTTGTTCCTGAACAACGTAAATGTCACGGGAAGCTTTAAAAAAACATTTGAAGATTTGAGGTGTCTCCGCTGGATCGGTTGTCCTCTCAAATGTTTACCTTCTAATTTTTACCCGCCAAAACTGGTTGTCCTTGATTTGTTTTACAGCAAGTTGAAAACATTGGGGCATCTAAACAAG GTTTATACAATGTTAAAGACTCTAGACATGTCACATTCTACAGATTTAATCACAGCACCCGACTTCACTCTGTTACCGTGTCTTGAAACTTTAAATCTTCAGGGTTGTAGTAATCTGGGACGTCTTCCGGACAGCATTTGTAGCTTGAGAGCATTGGAAGTTCTAAATGTTAATGACTGCAGGGGACTGGAAGCGCTGCCTGCAGAACTGGGAACTATTGAATCCTTAAAAGAGCTCAGAGCGGAGCGTCTAAGTGTTTCAAAATTACCGGATTCGATCGGACGTCTGAGTAATCTTGTTGAGTTGTCTTTAGGTGGTAACAAGAACCTTGAAATTCTTGCGGACAGTATATGTAGCTTGAGAGCATTGGAAGTTCTGAGCGTTGGTAACTGCAGAAAACTGGAAGCGTTGCCTACAGAACTGGGATCTATTGAATCCTTAAAAATGCTCAGAGCGGGGAGTCTAAGTGTTTCGACATTACCAGATTCGATCGGATGCCTGAGTAATCTTGTTGAATTGAATTTAGGTTATAACACTAACCTTGAAACTCTTCCAGACAGCATTTGCCACTTGAGATCACTGGAAATTCTAGATATTAGTGATTGTGAGAAGCTCGAAGAATTGCCGGATCAACTAGGAATGATTACATGCTTAAGAAAGCTAAAATTATCGAACGATACTATGTTGAGAGTCCTTCCTGACATTAGTCGGCTTTTGAACATAGAAGGTCTTAATCTTGATTATTGTTCTAATTTGTTGTCCATTTCAGGACTTCCTCTTAATCTGGAAAGTATATCGGCACAATGGTGTAAGTTATTAAAAAGATTACCAGACCTATCCAGTTTGAAACATTTGAAGAAGTTGGACCTTACAAATTGTGAAGCTTTGAAAGAGATTCAGGGCTTGGAAGAAGTCACTTCTTTAGAAGATCTTCGCCTTGTTTATTGTAGGTCTTTGGAAATATTACCAAATCTAAACAATGTGAAACACTTAGGGTTATTGTACCCTTCGCCTACTTGGATGTCGGAAAAGATAGGAGGCTTGAAACTTACTGGTTGTGGTAATCTGTTGTCCATTTCAGAACTTCCTTCTAATCTGGGATGGATTGATGCAGTTCTTTGTAAATCTTTAAGAAGAATACAAGACCTATCCAATTTGAAACAGTTAAAATGGTTGGACCTTAGTAACTGTGAAGTTTTGACAGAGCTTCCAGGCTTGGAAGAAGTCACTTCTTTACAAGATCTTTGCCTTTGTAATTGTAGGTCTTTGGAAAGATTACCAAATCTATGCAATTTGAAGCATTTGAAGAGGTTCACCCTTGATCCTTGTGAAGCTTTGGAAGAGATTATAGGCTTGGAAGGACTCACTTCTTTAGAATATCTTTATCTTAGTAACTGTGGGTCGATGGCAAGATTACCAAATCTGTGCAATTTGAAGCATTTGAAAATGTTGAACCTTACAAATTGTGAAGCTTTGAAAGAGATTCAAGGCTTAGAAGAAGTCACTTCTTTAGAAGATCTTCGCCTTGATAATTGTAGGTCTTTAAAAAGATTACCAAATCTATGCAATTTGAAGCATTTGAAGATGTTGAACCTTGCAAATTGTGTAGCTTTGAAAGAGATTCAAGGCTTAGAAGAAGTCACTTCTTTAAAAGATCTTCACCTTGATAATTGTAGGTCTTTAAATAGATTACCAAATCTATGCAATCTGAAACATTTGAAGAAGTTGGACCTTACAAATTGTAGTGGTTTGACAGAGATTCAAGGCTTGGAGGAACTCACTTCTTTACGAGAACTTCACTTGGCAGGATGCAATTCATCTCTTCTGACATGCACTTTGAGAAGGCGTTTGTATGAG ATATTGTCTGGATTTGGGCATCTAGTTGAAATTTACATTGGGAGAGGTAGTCTAGAAAGATACAGATGTCATTTGAATTTGGGCATACAGTTGGAATTAGGGTCACACGCATCACACAATTTCCTGGCCTTCATCTTTGCCTTTGAAGATTTTCGCAGTGGTTTTCCATGTAACTATTGGGTCAAGAATATCACAAGAG AGGCGGTgatataa